One stretch of Rissa tridactyla isolate bRisTri1 chromosome 21, bRisTri1.patW.cur.20221130, whole genome shotgun sequence DNA includes these proteins:
- the C21H6orf132 gene encoding uncharacterized protein C6orf132 homolog, whose amino-acid sequence MKKHQHSVQGTFSRLFGKRHASPAAASLFATNPPWIFTQEVTSDSAGGTGDVIEVYYGDNRFGTMTDSGTATLKPRPRVRPLLTFLPLNAQESHGVAVPTPSVPEDFEEKAALGSGSQINGNYRMYSSVGDLRPQALEGDDLDEDIPPPPSVPPPPPPTAPAPAPPPPASPVPPPPDMLPPPPPPPEMVPPPPAMAPPPPPASALSSPSTPAPPDFIPPAPPGAPQLSQAPASFTTSISKWKSETVLNTRQADAEGPLCPTEAGVPAAPGPKESLQPKHCPEPHLTFPRSFKVPPPAPARSSSIPVQESQPARQEPFQKQPHARPPLPPCFTIRPAAKAHAGGEAEQRNSPLRQAVAKPAVPTPLPLSPKPSPGLSQGTNPAGHRSPLPGSEMEKVPQPKTAERDSPPKSESISANDLDLPPPDYPTCEDDWRDASNLSRLRHELSALLRSPRREERPTEKPAAPQPMDGSTDRPGNHEPSLNGPKLAGPAGKDTQVPTGGPSEKTEVPSSPSSAKGGSPSTALPALESNPATQTCSVMKIRNELEAVLALKKDGKPALGLGSQKQGTEDGGSTPRLRKSPPDLRKSPPDPVDSVLPKPAPSPLPAPAAAEEKDETGHKDHPAPAASKATENLIPAPGSLDSSASPPEPPQGPAEEPPAPTSPSPPTSPAQSPAPQPSAAIFQYKVHRAGASSAETPCASGSAEPPCPTSTARSPPAASAAGQEEVLIHPVTGERVERGSPMALLLAARQRAQRGRQGGEVGAALRMKPPVKLSSASSDTTSTSFYRHESKPYSFTVVPRPPMAGTAGSEWSKPPSFSSSSEQGRDVRAVAEVQPLSLPGHQRATASSLLRGLLESGRPNQPGSARHGVPREEEENGETALDFGIIPPPPEFSNETDEAEGPLMSREENRKCPSFPDCSRGSEAPRYFRWPGYGRGYGGSREPPAPLPSEKSRRNGDFTPQYPDYSSSAGYFGRCPNPRPLIKKRLYVSEPDSSYPRAAAAPRATGTLSYSAGGYSSPAGEGVRRLGSAQRNGPTSTQGRRTSMDAAGKVVSYGSTAADAKYKGQNGDFSPAGAVAASRPAHGSPQYGGPTNTFTVRPGARQPISYAYQSGHR is encoded by the exons AATGCCCAAGAATCCCACGGGGTGGCTGTGCCAACGCCATCGGTGCCAGAAGACTTTGAGGAAAAAGCAGCTCTTG GCTCTGGCTCCCAGATCAATGGGAACTACCGAATGTACAGCTCGGTGGGGGACCTGCGCCCACAGGCTCTCGAGGGGGATGATCTGGATGAAGACATCCCTCCGCCACCATCGGtacccccaccgccccctccaACGGCACCAGCACCTGCACCACCGCCTCCAGCCTCGCCGGTCCCTCCACCACCCGATATGctgcctccaccaccaccaccacctgagATGGTGCCACCACCTCCTGCCATGgcacctccaccacctccagcttctgcccTGTCCTCCCCCAGCACACCGGCTCCTCCAGATTTCATCCCACCAGCCCCACCGGGTGCCCCGCAGCTCAGCCAGGCCCCAGCATCCTTCACCACCAGCATTTCCAAGTGGAAGTCTGAGACGGTGCTGAACACGCGGCAGGCGGATGCCGAGGGGCCGCTCTGCCCCACTGAGGCTGGGGTGCCGGCTGCCCCTGGCCCAAAGGAGAGTCTGCAGCCCAAGCACTGTCCCGAGCCCCACCTCACCTTCCCCAGGTCCTTCAaggtgccccccccagccccagcccggtcctcctccatccctgttCAGGAGAGCCAGCCTGCCCGGCAGGAGCCCTTCCAGAAGCAGCCTCACGCCCGGCCTCCCCTCCCGCCCTGCTTCACCATAAGACCCGCAGCCAAGGCTCACGCCGGAGGAGAAGCTGAGCAGAGAAATTCCCCGCTCAGACAGGCCGTCGCGAAGCCGGCAGTGCCGACACCCCTGCCACTGAGCCCCAAGCCCAGTCCAGGGCTCAGCCAAGGGACGAATCCTGCTGGTCACCGGTCCCCGCTGCCAGGCTCTGAGATGGAGAAAGTTCCTCAGCCAAAAACAGCCGAGAGAGATTCTCCTCCAAAATCCGAATCTATCTCTGCGAATGACCTGGACCTCCCCCCTCCAGACTACCCCACCTGCGAGGACGACTGGAGGGATGCCAGCAACCTGAGCAGGCTGCGGCACGAGCTTTCAGCCCTCCTGCGCTCCCCACGGAGGGAGGAGAGGCCGACAGAGAAGCCGGCGGCTCCCCAGCCTATGGACGGCAGTACCGACCGCCCTGGCAACCATGAGCCTAGTCTCAATGGGCCCAAACTCGCTGGACCTGCTGGGAAGGACACACAGGTACCCACAGGAGGGCCGAGCGAGAAGACAGAAGTGCCCAGCAGCCCCTCCAGTGCCAAGGGGGGCTCTCCCAGCACAGCGCTCCCTGCTCTGGAGAGCAACCCTGCCACGCAGACCTGCAGCGTGATGAAAATCAGGAACGAGCTGGAGGCTGTGCTGGCCCTGAAGAAAGATGGGAAACCTGCCCTGGGGCTCGGCAGCCAGAAGCAGGGCACCGAGGATGGCGGCAGCACCCCGCGTCTGAGGAAGAGCCCCCCTGACCTGAGGAAGAGCCCCCCTGACCCAGTTGACTCGGTGCTGCCAAAACCAGCCCCAAGCCCactcccagcaccagcagctgcagaggagaaggaTGAGACAGGGCACAAGGACCATCCTGCTCCAGCCGCTAGCAAGGCCACGGAGAACTTGATCCCTGCTCCCGGGTCCCTTGACAGCAGCGCGAGCCCCCCAGAGCCACCTCAGGGACCGGCAGAggagccccctgctcccacctCTCCCTCGCCCCCCACTTCTCCTGCGCAGAGCCCAGCACCGCAGCCCAGCGCAGCCATCTTCCAGTACAAAGTGCACCGGGCTGGGGCCAGCTCAGCCGAAACACCTTGTGCCTCGGGCTCAGCTGAACCACCTTgtcccaccagcacagccaggagcCCGCCGGCTGCCTCGGCAGCAGGGCAAGAGGAGGTGCTGATCCACCCGGTGACGGGCGAGCGGGTGGAGCGAGGCTCCCCCatggccctgctcctggctgcccgGCAGCGTGCCCAGCGGGGCCGGCAGGGTGGCGAGGTGGGAGCTGCGCTGCGGATGAAGCCGCCCGTGAAACTCAGCAGTGCCTCGTCGGACACCACCTCCACCAGCTTCTACCGTCATGAGTCGAAGCCCTACTCCTTCACCGTGGTGCCTCGGCCGCCCATGGCGGGTACAGCAGGGTCAGAATGGAGCAAGCCTCcatccttctccagctcctcggAACAGGGCCGGGACGTGCGAGCGGTAGCTGAGGTGCAGCCCCTGAGCCTCCCTGGCCACCAGCGGGCCACTGCCTCCAGCCTGCTGCGGGGCCTCCTCGAGTCCGGGCGGCCGAACCAGCCTGGCTCAGCCCGCCATGGTgtgcccagggaggaggaggagaatgggGAGACGGCGCTGGACTTTGGGATCATCCCCCCGCCCCCTGAATTTAGCAACGAGACGGACGAGGCCGAGGGGCCCCTCATGAGTCGGGAGGAGAACCGCAAGTGCCCCAGCTTCCCCGACTGCAGCCGGGGCTCGGAGGCGCCACGGTACTTCAGGTGGCCTGGCTATGGCCGTGGCTACGGGGGCAGCCGtgagccgccggccccgctgccctcagagaagagcaggaggaatGGCGACTTCACGCCCCAGTACCCAGACTACAGCAGCTCTGCCGGTTACTTTGGCCGCTGCCCGAACCCCCGGCCACTGATCAAGAAGCGCCTGTACGTCTCTGAGCCCGACAGCTCCTACCCccgggcagccgcagccccccgggccaCAGGCACCCTCTCCTACAGCGCCGGGGGATACAGCtccccggccggggagggggtcCGCCGCCTGGGGTCTGCCCAGAGGAATGGCCCCACGAGCACACAGGGCAGGCGGACATCCATGGATGCCGCTGGGAAGGTCGTGTCGTACGGCAGCACTGCGGCTGACGCCAAGTACAAGGGGCAGAACGGGGATTTCTCGCCCGCCGGTGCAGTGGCAGCCAGCAG ACCTGCCCATGGCAGCCCACAGTACGGCGGACCCACCAACACCTTCACGGTCAGGCCTGGGGCACGGCAGCCCATCTCCTATGCCTACCAGAGTGGCCACCGATAG